The following is a genomic window from candidate division TA06 bacterium.
TGTCTTTGGCGATTCTGGTCAATATTTTCACCCGGCGGCAGCGTTTATCTTTGCGGACTACCGGCCGCCGCCGGATTTGGTTTATGCTCACGCTGAAAGCGTGCAGGGTTATAGCCGGTGGGCTTCAGCCTCCGGTAATCGTAGTTACCCCCGTCAAGCGCCCTGACAGGGCGCAGGGAATATGGGGCCATTGCATATTACATTCCCCCGCCCCGCTGGGGCGTAACTGCCAGACATTTTCCGGTTTCGCGCCGAAGGCGCGGAGGTTGTCAGCCTGCGGCTTCAGCCGCAGGCAACCGTTGGACGCACCGCCCGCGCCCGAAAAGCGGCGCAGGGATGATACCCATCGCCTCTTTGGGGCGGCCGGTCAATTTCCGCATTAGCCTGCGTTTGAAACCGCAGGCTATATTTCCCCGCCCCGCTGGGGCGGTTTATGGGTTTTCATAAAGTTCTTATTTTCCCAAGCGCTTGTTCAATATTATTCATAACTTCTTCGTTTTTAAAACGCCATACTGTTAACCCGTGTGTTTTGATTATACGATCCCGCTCGGCATCGTAGTCTTTCTGTTTTTCATGAACCCCGCCGTCTATTTCCACTACCAACTTTATTTTATCGCAATAGAAATCGGCAATAAAGCCATCTATTATCTGCTGCCGCCGGAAATGCAAGCCGTTAACTTTATTTCCTTTAACCGCATTCCAAAAACATTTCTCAGCCACGGTCATTTCCCGGCGAAGCTGCTTGGCTACGGCAAGTTTTATTTGGGTATAGCGCTGATTACGGATCATTTTTCTTTAACCCATCCCCCGGCCCCTTCCCTCGACCTGTCCGCCGCAGTGGTAACGAAGGAGGAGGGAAGGGGTGAAACCTATCCCCCTTACCCC
Proteins encoded in this region:
- a CDS encoding DUF559 domain-containing protein; amino-acid sequence: MIRNQRYTQIKLAVAKQLRREMTVAEKCFWNAVKGNKVNGLHFRRQQIIDGFIADFYCDKIKLVVEIDGGVHEKQKDYDAERDRIIKTHGLTVWRFKNEEVMNNIEQALGKIRTL